A window of Pyxidicoccus xibeiensis contains these coding sequences:
- a CDS encoding right-handed parallel beta-helix repeat-containing protein, translated as MSKPLRGVEFFRVPCAALLCGLVLACGPEPSQNEGMSPDGQDPVVRDDTPEQGHPDEQVFENEVEEEEELAIGPSRGNPRGAELLFRDRCPTPEEATGKTLYVGKPARGARKAARGSQGNPYSTISAAVKAARPGNVIQVLQGTYEERVVLSGKDVRAGTREEPIVLRGAPKNQTKLLMPAEDEGNLLVVAKPYWVVQDVELDVDGKPYVAALFESNTDCSQLLDSKVHSGSAGGGVILDQAKYVLIGHNEIHDFSKQDEDSHGVLVKDGSELVFIIDNDIHGNSGDAVQCHANGSRPHGVFIERNRLHDSGENGVDIKSCDHVYIRGNAIYDFPADKSFPWQKGTSAAEAVVIHQDANNIHAVNNRIARAGRGISVGGTSQKDHPRNVVLKGNHISDIRDDPVMNGQGIRIVKGTDLSILGNTLEKVADVGLYLGADYLAVSGLVVKGNVLRRMDRFVKLGARGDISGLELDDNRYHGVGRFDATGGPQTDDFAKWQRALRGFGLEQGSRRLP; from the coding sequence GAGGGAATGTCCCCCGACGGGCAGGACCCGGTGGTGCGCGACGACACACCGGAGCAGGGACACCCGGACGAGCAGGTCTTCGAGAACGAAGTGGAAGAGGAAGAAGAGCTGGCCATCGGGCCCTCCCGGGGCAACCCTCGCGGCGCCGAGCTCCTCTTCCGAGACCGCTGCCCCACCCCGGAGGAGGCCACGGGCAAGACGCTGTACGTCGGCAAGCCGGCCAGGGGCGCCCGCAAGGCGGCCCGAGGCTCCCAGGGCAACCCCTACTCCACCATCAGCGCCGCGGTGAAGGCGGCCCGGCCGGGCAACGTCATCCAGGTCCTCCAGGGCACCTATGAGGAGCGCGTCGTCCTCAGCGGCAAGGACGTCCGCGCGGGCACCCGGGAAGAACCCATCGTCCTGCGAGGGGCGCCGAAGAACCAGACGAAGCTCCTCATGCCCGCGGAGGATGAGGGCAACCTGCTGGTCGTGGCGAAGCCGTACTGGGTCGTCCAGGACGTCGAGCTGGACGTCGACGGCAAGCCGTACGTCGCGGCGCTCTTCGAGTCGAACACGGACTGCTCGCAGCTCCTCGACTCCAAGGTCCACTCAGGCAGCGCGGGCGGGGGCGTCATCCTCGACCAGGCGAAGTACGTCCTCATCGGCCACAACGAGATTCACGACTTCTCCAAGCAGGACGAGGACTCCCACGGCGTGCTGGTGAAGGACGGCTCGGAGCTCGTCTTCATCATCGACAACGACATCCACGGCAACTCGGGCGACGCGGTGCAGTGCCACGCGAACGGGAGCCGGCCCCACGGCGTCTTCATCGAGCGCAACCGGCTGCATGACAGCGGTGAGAACGGGGTCGACATCAAGAGCTGCGACCACGTCTACATCCGGGGGAACGCCATCTACGACTTCCCCGCGGACAAGAGCTTCCCCTGGCAGAAGGGCACCTCCGCCGCGGAGGCGGTGGTCATCCACCAGGACGCGAACAACATCCACGCCGTGAACAACCGCATCGCCAGGGCGGGCCGAGGCATCTCCGTCGGAGGGACTTCGCAGAAGGACCATCCCCGGAACGTGGTGCTGAAGGGCAACCACATCAGCGACATCCGGGACGACCCCGTCATGAACGGCCAGGGCATCCGCATCGTGAAGGGCACCGACCTGAGCATCCTCGGCAACACGCTCGAGAAGGTGGCGGATGTCGGCCTCTACCTGGGGGCGGACTACCTCGCGGTCTCCGGGCTCGTGGTGAAGGGCAACGTCCTGCGCCGCATGGACCGGTTCGTCAAGCTGGGCGCGCGCGGGGACATCTCCGGGCTCGAGCTGGACGACAACCGCTACCACGGGGTGGGCCGGTTCGACGCCACGGGAGGGCCCCAGACGGACGACTTCGCGAAGTGGCAGCGCGCGCTGCGCGGGTTCGGCCTGGAGCAGGGCTCGCGGCGGCTGCCGTGA
- a CDS encoding ATPase domain-containing protein, with amino-acid sequence MGSLFETGIPSFDMLLGGGIPRRQAVIVTGDPGCGKTVLCSQVAFLAAARGLPVVVATVTSEPHDKLMGELAGFSFFQGELLDERLFVMSAYSTLKQGARETRDLLVQTVRKRGAKLLFIDGLRAIRDLWQDEARLREFLYELGIGLAAADCVGMFTTEYPLEKLLALPEATTVDGIVSLSVNKRGGRRMRRVEVVKLRGRPHLSGEHLMRIDEEGVRFIPRLEARPLELTDEAPPERRASFGLPELDVLMGGGLPVHSTTMIAGGMGIGKTLLAAHFAVEGARHSERSLFVSFFDSPASLMNRARRIGLDMTPHVQNGLITYQFVPPGEAEADLVVDGILETVARLGVTRLVIDGLTALEESISDSDRRRTFLAALALRLRLAGVTSLFTREVPKLAGTELDFSDAPIAILGENLLLLRHVELRGRIHRILSVLKMRDSKYDNELREFEIADSGMKVLSPVRSAEGLLTGQARPIGSSVGAVMQSAVSAAGHPGRTQGGTVE; translated from the coding sequence ATGGGGTCGCTCTTCGAAACGGGCATCCCCAGCTTCGACATGCTCCTGGGCGGTGGCATCCCCAGACGCCAGGCCGTCATCGTGACGGGAGACCCTGGCTGCGGGAAGACCGTCCTGTGCAGCCAGGTAGCCTTCCTCGCGGCGGCGCGGGGACTGCCGGTGGTGGTGGCCACCGTCACCTCGGAACCTCACGACAAGCTGATGGGGGAGCTGGCCGGCTTCTCCTTCTTCCAGGGGGAGCTGCTCGACGAGCGGCTCTTCGTGATGAGCGCCTACTCCACCCTGAAGCAGGGGGCCCGGGAGACGCGCGACCTGCTCGTGCAGACGGTCCGCAAGCGGGGCGCGAAGCTGCTCTTCATCGACGGGCTTCGCGCCATCCGGGACCTCTGGCAGGACGAGGCGAGGCTGCGCGAGTTCCTCTATGAGCTGGGCATCGGCCTGGCGGCGGCGGACTGCGTCGGCATGTTCACCACGGAGTACCCCCTGGAGAAGCTGCTCGCGCTCCCGGAGGCCACCACCGTGGACGGCATCGTCTCGCTGTCCGTCAACAAGCGCGGGGGGCGCCGCATGCGCCGCGTGGAGGTGGTGAAGCTGCGCGGCCGGCCGCACCTGTCCGGCGAGCACCTGATGCGCATCGACGAGGAGGGGGTGAGGTTCATCCCCCGGCTGGAGGCACGGCCGCTGGAGCTGACGGACGAGGCGCCGCCGGAGCGCCGCGCCAGCTTCGGGCTGCCGGAACTGGACGTGCTGATGGGGGGCGGCCTGCCCGTGCACAGCACCACCATGATTGCCGGCGGCATGGGCATCGGGAAGACGCTGCTCGCCGCGCACTTCGCGGTGGAGGGGGCGCGCCACTCGGAGCGCTCGCTCTTCGTCTCCTTCTTCGACTCGCCGGCGTCCCTCATGAACCGGGCGCGGCGCATCGGGCTGGACATGACGCCCCACGTGCAGAACGGCCTCATCACCTACCAGTTCGTGCCGCCCGGGGAGGCGGAGGCGGACCTCGTCGTGGACGGCATCCTCGAGACGGTGGCGCGGCTGGGGGTGACTCGGCTGGTCATCGACGGCCTCACCGCGCTGGAGGAGTCCATCAGCGACTCGGACCGGCGGCGCACCTTCCTGGCCGCGCTCGCCCTGCGCCTGCGCCTGGCGGGCGTGACGTCCCTCTTCACGCGCGAGGTGCCGAAGCTGGCGGGCACCGAGCTGGACTTCAGCGACGCGCCCATCGCCATCCTGGGAGAGAACCTGCTGCTGCTGCGCCACGTGGAGCTGCGCGGGCGCATCCACCGCATCCTTTCGGTGCTCAAGATGCGTGACAGCAAGTACGACAACGAACTGCGGGAGTTCGAGATTGCCGACTCGGGCATGAAGGTGCTCTCACCGGTGCGCTCCGCCGAGGGGCTCTTGACGGGCCAGGCCCGGCCGATTGGCTCGTCCGTCGGCGCCGTGATGCAGAGCGCGGTGTCCGCCGCCGGGCATCCGGGCCGCACCCAGGGCGGGACGGTGGAATGA
- a CDS encoding ATP-binding response regulator: MSLVLIAEDEEALLEVFAEVVEALGHRAVRAHNGEEALTLARTEPPDLVVSDHMMPRRTGVELLRALRAEPHLAAVPFVLLSAARPAGREEANTFLPKPVDLSVFEEAISTALQSRPPAPEQDRGSRAVSNLRSSVGAMREEVLHWVAHELKTPLSSARLNAQVLLRKVAHRGAEDECRSAEAVLRQLDRMNGLITSILDAGRLSEGRVELRTAYCDLIPFLRELVQEWRELEPHMEFMLTGAHEPLMVPFDAERLRQVLNNLLSNAVKYCGERRRVELGVSPSPGQAVIHVRDWGVGISASQLPSIFDRFRRADDDPSRGHGLGLFIASALTKLHGGSLSVRSSLGEGSTFYLRLPLRR; this comes from the coding sequence ATGAGCCTCGTTCTCATCGCGGAGGACGAGGAGGCGCTGCTCGAGGTCTTCGCCGAGGTGGTGGAGGCGCTCGGACACCGCGCCGTGCGGGCGCACAACGGCGAGGAGGCGCTGACGCTGGCGCGCACCGAGCCGCCGGACCTGGTGGTCAGCGACCACATGATGCCGCGGCGCACGGGCGTGGAGCTGCTGCGGGCGCTGCGCGCCGAGCCGCACCTGGCGGCCGTCCCCTTCGTGCTGCTGAGCGCGGCGCGGCCCGCGGGACGGGAGGAGGCGAACACCTTCCTGCCCAAGCCCGTGGACCTGTCCGTCTTCGAGGAGGCCATCTCCACGGCGCTCCAGTCGCGCCCGCCCGCGCCCGAGCAGGACCGCGGAAGCCGCGCGGTGAGCAACCTGAGGTCCTCGGTCGGCGCGATGCGCGAGGAGGTGCTCCACTGGGTGGCCCACGAGCTGAAGACGCCGCTGAGCTCGGCGCGGCTCAACGCGCAGGTCCTGCTGCGCAAGGTGGCGCACCGGGGCGCGGAGGACGAGTGCCGGTCCGCCGAGGCGGTGCTCCGCCAGCTGGACCGGATGAACGGGCTCATCACCTCCATCCTCGACGCGGGCCGCCTGTCCGAGGGGAGGGTGGAGCTGCGGACCGCCTACTGCGACCTCATCCCGTTCCTGCGGGAGCTGGTCCAGGAGTGGCGCGAGCTGGAGCCGCACATGGAGTTCATGCTGACGGGCGCCCACGAGCCGCTGATGGTGCCGTTCGACGCCGAGCGGCTGCGGCAGGTGCTCAACAACCTGCTCTCCAACGCGGTGAAGTACTGCGGCGAGCGGCGGCGGGTGGAGCTGGGCGTGTCACCCAGCCCGGGGCAGGCCGTCATCCACGTGAGGGACTGGGGCGTGGGCATCTCCGCGTCGCAGCTGCCCAGCATCTTCGACCGCTTCCGCAGGGCGGATGACGACCCGAGCCGGGGGCACGGCCTGGGGCTGTTCATCGCCTCGGCGCTGACGAAGCTGCACGGCGGCTCGCTGTCGGTGCGCTCCTCGCTGGGCGAGGGCTCCACGTTCTACCTCCGGCTGCCGCTGCGGCGCTGA